AATTCTTACTTCTCAGACGCTCGGAAAACTCCCGCACTAATCCTGGAAAATGGGATCTTCCAGGCGGAAAGGTGAACCCGGATGAGGCGCTTAAAGAAGGGGTTACACGCGAGGTATGGGAGGAGACCGAAATTTCAATTGTCCCGGGGGATATTGCAGGGGAGGTAAACTTTGAGCTTCCGGAAAAAAAGGTTATTGCTATTGTATTTGATGGGGGATACGTTGTCTCTGATGTTAAATTAAGTTACGAACACATGGAATACGCCTGGCTCTCTCTTGAAAATATTCTTTCAATGGAGGAGCTTCCTATTTATTTCAGAGATTTCTTCAAAGAGTTTGCTAATGAGAATAAACCTCCTTCTGACCTTCCTATCTAACTGGAAGGCTATTCGTTAAAGACAATTTTACATTTTTTCCGGAATATTTCTAATTTTTTGAGATTTCTTAAGATATTCTAAACTTTCCAGATTATCTGAAGCTTTTCAGGAATACGTTTCTCAGCGTCTACTCATGTTTCTTCATTGAAGCACTCATCCTCAAGTTTTTTTCTTTTTCTCCGGCTGTACTGCCAGCTTATTCCAAGGAACAGGAGAACTATAAGAGCCAGAAAACCCGCAGCACGCAGCAAGCTCCCGTACTTGCTCAGCAATATGGGATTTATATTATCTCTCATTTCGTACTCTGGGTACATTATATCCCTTGGGTTATTGCTATGTCCGAGACCAAGAGCATGCCCTAACTCATGCTTTGAAATAGTAAGCATTGTCGAATCTCCATACTGGCGCCATCCTCTGCCCTGATAGTTTCCAACCTCAAGGACCATATCTACTTTAACGAAACGGTCTCCAGATATTCTTGGTTTTGCATAACCTGCCACGCCCGAAGGAGCACCTTCGATACTCTCCAGGTTTTCAATCCATCTTATTCTGATGTCTGCTTCTTCGGAGTCAACAATCTCAAAAACAGGGGTATAGTCGAGATTCCCGTTTCCTCCTTCTTCCCAGTATTTGAGGGCTTTTTCTATCTGCTCATAGTACGTAGGACTGTAATGGAGTGGGGTATTTTCATCGTCTATGTATACTGTAATTGGGGAATGATCCCAGGGGTTATCAAGAATCTTTTCCGAACCTGTTCCGGACACAGCTGAAACGGCAGGTATAAAAACTACCGTTAGTAGTACGAAGGATAAAGTTATTAGATACTTATTGTTCCGGTTAATGCGAGTAAACCCCCGTATCGTTAATTAATTTAGTTTATTTTTCTTTCAGGTAATCCTGCTGTACGGGTATGAGGTATAATTTCTGTGCTAGTTTTAATAGTTTACAGAGTGAGTTTACTAAACCTAAAAACGTCTTTCCAAAAATAAGTTTTAAAGTTATAAGAACCTTGACCCTGAGAACCTTGCAGCCATCTATTTAATGTCTATCTGGATCCAGGCTTACAACGCGATTTTTAACTTTAAGCAGATAAAAAGACCTTTTTTAAAAATAAATCTTGAAAATTGAACTTCTGATAGGTGAACCCTGAGAAGTTAAACTTCCGGAGCTTTGCTCTCTTCTTATTTTACATTCGCTCCGGCTATATTACATACCTCACAATCAGGGTCGCAACATTGCTCTTCTTCTTTTTCTTTATCTTTTCCATTTTTTTTCTCATTTTCATCAGGGAATTCTGAGGCTAAAGCCCTTGTACTTTCTGCAAGTACTGCGGCATTGGATAGGGATGCTCCTATCATTATTGCAGAAAATATTTTTTCTTTCGGAATTCCTTTTCTTTTTGCTATTCTTAAATGCATTTTCAGGCAATGTTCACAGCGAAGGGCAGAAGCCACACCAATGGAAATAAGCTCCACGGTTTCCTGATCGAGATTTTTAAACTCGCGCATTATGGAGTTGTCATAAAGGGTCTTCGGAATGAAGATCTCAGGGAGATCTTTCATAAAATTCATAATATACGGGACTTCTCCATATTGCTTCCGGACATCATCAAGGAGCTCCGGAATGACTTTCTCGGGATCACTTTTCAAAATTTCCACAATATCCTCAAGTTCCATAAGAAACCACCAGCATAGATTAACGTGGAAACCGGGCTAGACACCGTTTTCCGGGTCGGGCTTTACAGTTTTAAGGATAAGTGAAAAGGCACAAACCCAGTAAAAATGTAAAGTAGATACTTTTTAGCTCAACAGAATCCGGGTCAAATTGCAAAACCAACGTCAGACTTAGATTTGATTTTTATCAATATATAATTTTTCATTTTTGACCTGGAAATATTTGCAAGCTCGGAAAGAGTCACTCCTTCATCAAACTCCAGATTTTCTATTTTTTCATGGAATTCGTCATACGGCAGTTTGACTCTGAGTCCATCAAGCTGAAGGGTGAGCGGAGCAGGGGAGAGGACGGTGCGGATTTCCGGAACCTGGTTTTCGATCTCCTTCATAACCCGCGCAGGAAGCACTGCAAGCGGATCTTTTGCCTGCTGTTTGCGGATATTGTCCGCTATCTTTGAGACTCCTTCGTTAAGGCTGTCAAGGGCATTAACTTCCTCGGTTCTTCTTAGTCTGTGAGAAACTCTTCCGATATTACCTATGTAAAGGTCTGCTCCGGGAACATCTTCCGTTTTCAACTCAACAGGCCCTCCGGTAACTACAATAGGTATCTCAATGCCTTCAAAAAGCTTCGGCTTCTTCTTTGTAATGCAGTCGCTGAAAGACCCGAAGGTGAATACCGCAATATCATGCTCGTTAATCAGTTTCCTTTCGTAGTCCATTGACAGGGATACCCTTCGCCCCATTCCTCTTGCGAGCCCTATCATGTTTGTATTGGCTCCGGGGTGGCGGAGGTATTCTGCTACATCGCAGGCTGAGTGAGGAAGATGATGGGAAGCAAGCGTAGGGGAGACAACTGCAATCTCCACACCTGTAAGAGGTGCTTCCATCAGGACTCCGAGAAGCTCGTCCGAGAGCTTTTTTACAACATTAACGTCTTTTTCAGGGATAAGCATTATAAGATTGACTTCAGTCCCGGTAACCACTTTCTGGATTATGTAGCCTCCGAGGTCTTCCATCAGTTCGATTAAAAGCCCGTGCTTATGGACTCCACCGGTGTAAAGATAGGGTAGGAGTACAGCCATTTTATTTTTCCCCTCCTTCCGTCAATTCGTCGAGCATTGCTCCTGCTTCTTCAATCCACTCACGTTTCAAAGCTTCTTCGGATGCTACGAAAACAAAGTGGTTACCTTTATACAGGTGGTAGCGAACTCTGAAACCTTCGGGAGTTGCCCGGATTGCGAAATCCACGAGGTTTTCATGGAGCCTGTGCCTGGGGTCTGCAACCATCATTTCTTTGATAAAAGCAGCCTCTTCCGCAGGCTTATCCGTACTTATGGTTACAGTCCAGCGGTCAGGCTGGCTGATGTTTGCTTTTCCGTAGCGTTCCCAGAGTTTTACGAGCAGTTCCGGGATGTACTGTTCTTTTTTGATCGAGATTACCACTTCACCGGCGACAGGCTTTGATTCTACATCGGCAATATCAATTGTCGTAACCTTGGTGCCTACATCCCTGAGGATGATTGCCATCTGGAAGAGGGAGTCTTCAGGCTTCAGCACTACCTTTATCCTTCCTATTGCAGGGGCAAGCTTGAGACTTGCAAGGTTGTCCTCAATAATCTTCCTGTAAAACTCCTGCTCCGAATCAATTGCTGACTCGACAACAAAGGTCTCAAGCGAATCCATTCTGACCTCACTCCTCCACATAGCCTGAGGCAAGAAGGGCTGCTCCTACCGCCCCTATGAGGTGGGAGTTTTCTGGCACAAGGACATCGATCTTAAGGAGCCTTCCAAGGGCTTTTGGTACTCCCTCGATCAGGGAAGATCCGCCCACAAGGATCAGCGGTTCTCTTACGTCTACTTCCTGTAGCTGTTGCTCATAGATCTGCTCTACCACACTATAGCAGGCAGCAGCTGCCACGTCTTCAGGAGTAGCTCCTCTGGCAAGGGAATTTACAAGGGACTGAATCCCGAAAACTATACAGTAGCTGTTCATGGATACATTTTCATGCATGCCTTTAACTGCAAGAGCCCCAAGTTCGGTAATATCCACACCGAGACGCTTTGAGATCATTTCAAAGAAACGTCCCGACGCTCCAGCGCAGATTCCGCCCATTGTAAACATTCCGGGAATTCCGTCTTCAACCGAAATTGCCTTGTTGTCCATCCCGCCTATATCGATAACTGTTGCAGGACCTCTTTGTCTGTCCGCAAGGTAAACTGCTCCTTTCGAGTTGACGGTAATTTCTTCCTGGATAAGCTGGGCCTTGAAGTGATTTCCTATAAGGAATCGCCCGTATCCTGTCGTGCCCAGAGCCTGAACTTCTTCTCTTGAGACTCCTGCTTCTTCAAGAGCCTGAGAGTATGCTTCTTCGGCGCTTTCAAGGACTTTTGTTGTGGGCACCCAGCCTTTACCTATTATTTTATTGTCCTTCATAACCACGGCTTTCGTGGTTGTTGATCCCGAATCTATTCCTGCGGTCAGTCCTTTTTGAACTTCCCTTGTAAGAAGGTGCCTGCGTCTGACAATTGTGGTCAGTGCTTCCAGGCGAGTGAGAAGAGTACCTGCAGTGGTACTCTCGGTAAAAGAATAGCTAATTACCGGAATATTCGAATGTCTGTGGATGTACCTTCTGACCTCGTTTCGTACGATAGCTCCTTCGGCGCAGCGGAAGCATGTAGTAATGAAGACTCCGTCCACATTGGTCGTGCCTTCAACTACAGCCTTTGCCCGTGCCATCATAAGTCTCAGGTCTCCGCTTGCAACCTCAAGCCCGAATTCCCTGCCAATGGTATCTATGGATGCAACATCAATTTCAGGGAACACGAATTTTGCATTTACTTTGGCTGCTGCCTCATCAAATTCAGGCTGAACTCCTGCATATTCGGAGCCACAGGATACAAGGGCGATCTTGACAACTCCGGAATCTTCAGCGCTCATTTTTTGTCCTCCTTTTCTTCCGGTTTTTCCTCTTCTGCCTTTTCCTCTTCTTCTGATTTTTCTTTTGGCAGCGAACTAAGGAATTCCGCGATTTTGTTTACAAAATCACGGGCTTCTTCGTCAGACTCCGGGTATTTTACTTCAAGTATAGGGACATTTTTTGAGCGGATAAGATATTTCATTAACTCATTTGTGCGATTACAGCCCACGCAACCAAAATTTGTGGGCGGGTTTTCAACTATAATTGCAGCTTCCGTTTCTTCTATCAGAGGTCCAATAAGTGCCATTCTTCCCCTTACTCCAGCCGGCACTTCAATTGCAGCATATTTAAGACCCAATTTAGGATCTTCAGAAGTGATATTGATAGGAGGAGAATCCAGGCTAATGTTTGTAACTTTTTCTCTTATTTGGCTCATCATAGTAAGGGGTTTGTGCCCGAAACGCTCAACCAGGTCGGCAAGAATAAGACTGTTTATAGGGTAAATGAAAACTTTTGCCAAAAAATTCACCTCGAAAGTTCCGCTTCAATAATTTTTTCCAGATCCGAAACTTTAAGCCTGCATTTCTCCTTTGGCTTCTTTTTTACGGACTCACTTGCTTCCAGTTCATCAAGTGCAGCCCCTATGGCAGGGAGCATCTCAACTTCTTCCCTGAGGAAGTGGAATCCTGGTCTCGGACCTCCCCCCCGGCTTGCCCGGCAGCGCCTCTCGTCGCCTGCAGGGAACCCTCTATCTTTTACAAAAATATGATTCTTATCCAGTTGACGGATATTTTCGACCACTGCAGTAACGTCCTCTTTTGGGCCCGTTACAATCAGTCCAAAGCAGGTCTCCTTTACAGTAACCGGAAACTCTGATTCGTATATCCTCATGGCTGCATCTGCAGGCAGCACTTTATCCGAACTGATTACAATATATTTTGTAATCTCTTCATTTTTTGTCTCTGTCATTTTCTGTCTCTCCTTAGCTTCGGGAGACTTCACCTGTAATAAACCTAAATATGTGAATCTGCTCAAGCATCAGATACTTACTTCGTTTATGTATTAATTTTTATTATTGCATTATCATTTTAATTATATGGACATTTTTATATTTTAACAATTATTATTCGTCATGATTTTCAGTTTTCTGGTTATAAGCTTTTCTGTGTGCAGCTTCACTTATGTATATCGCATCTCCTTCTTTGATGCCTCTTAGTCTCTCAGGTTCGATTATCCTGCCGATAATGTTCGTTGAAGAGAACTTTTCTCCTGTGGGGCCGAAAAGGTCGTCATTTACAAGTCTGACTCCTATGGTTCCCATTCTCTTTGCTGCCTGGTTTGTGACCCCTATTTCTCCAGCCAGTACCCTGTCAGCTGGAGTGTTTTCCGGAAGGACCTCTTTATATTTCACTACTTCTTCTTCTGTTTTGAAAAGGTAAGTATCATCATATATCATATAAACAGGGAGTTTTCCGACAGTTTTTGTCTTGAGTCCGAGTGAGTGGCGGAAAAAGTCCACAGATTTCGGAGCTCTTTCCGAGTAAAGTTCAACCTCAACGAGTTTTTCTCTGGATACCGCGTAGGCAGTCACCTTTGCTTCTCCGAGAATTTCGAGGGTTGTTGGCGGGTCCTGTCTGACAATTACTGCATCTTCTCCTGTATACCCATCCCTTATCAGTTCGATTCCTATCGAGGAAAGTACAGGCTCTACCTCTTCAAAGCCGTGCCCGAGCAGGACAATCTGGGGAGGAAGGCTTTCTATTGACAGTTTCTGCCCCTTTTCCGCAAGTTTGATAAGTTCAAGCCCTTTTGTTACCTGCCCCACTACAGAATGAACAAGGCTTGAAGGCCGTTCCTCTCTGGAAATGTAAGTTCTTCCTGTCCCGTATCCTACTGTCCTGACTGAAATTGCACCTTCTCTTCTCTGTTCAAAGTTTTCGTAAGGA
The genomic region above belongs to Methanosarcina horonobensis HB-1 = JCM 15518 and contains:
- a CDS encoding NUDIX hydrolase, which produces MNLEKPYVVSVYALVRNEKGEFLLLRRSENSRTNPGKWDLPGGKVNPDEALKEGVTREVWEETEISIVPGDIAGEVNFELPEKKVIAIVFDGGYVVSDVKLSYEHMEYAWLSLENILSMEELPIYFRDFFKEFANENKPPSDLPI
- a CDS encoding matrixin family metalloprotease, translating into MSGTGSEKILDNPWDHSPITVYIDDENTPLHYSPTYYEQIEKALKYWEEGGNGNLDYTPVFEIVDSEEADIRIRWIENLESIEGAPSGVAGYAKPRISGDRFVKVDMVLEVGNYQGRGWRQYGDSTMLTISKHELGHALGLGHSNNPRDIMYPEYEMRDNINPILLSKYGSLLRAAGFLALIVLLFLGISWQYSRRKRKKLEDECFNEET
- a CDS encoding methanogenesis marker 5 protein; amino-acid sequence: MAKVFIYPINSLILADLVERFGHKPLTMMSQIREKVTNISLDSPPINITSEDPKLGLKYAAIEVPAGVRGRMALIGPLIEETEAAIIVENPPTNFGCVGCNRTNELMKYLIRSKNVPILEVKYPESDEEARDFVNKIAEFLSSLPKEKSEEEEKAEEEKPEEKEDKK
- a CDS encoding methanogenesis marker 15 protein gives rise to the protein MSAEDSGVVKIALVSCGSEYAGVQPEFDEAAAKVNAKFVFPEIDVASIDTIGREFGLEVASGDLRLMMARAKAVVEGTTNVDGVFITTCFRCAEGAIVRNEVRRYIHRHSNIPVISYSFTESTTAGTLLTRLEALTTIVRRRHLLTREVQKGLTAGIDSGSTTTKAVVMKDNKIIGKGWVPTTKVLESAEEAYSQALEEAGVSREEVQALGTTGYGRFLIGNHFKAQLIQEEITVNSKGAVYLADRQRGPATVIDIGGMDNKAISVEDGIPGMFTMGGICAGASGRFFEMISKRLGVDITELGALAVKGMHENVSMNSYCIVFGIQSLVNSLARGATPEDVAAAACYSVVEQIYEQQLQEVDVREPLILVGGSSLIEGVPKALGRLLKIDVLVPENSHLIGAVGAALLASGYVEE
- a CDS encoding methanogenesis marker 17 protein, which produces MPQAMWRSEVRMDSLETFVVESAIDSEQEFYRKIIEDNLASLKLAPAIGRIKVVLKPEDSLFQMAIILRDVGTKVTTIDIADVESKPVAGEVVISIKKEQYIPELLVKLWERYGKANISQPDRWTVTISTDKPAEEAAFIKEMMVADPRHRLHENLVDFAIRATPEGFRVRYHLYKGNHFVFVASEEALKREWIEEAGAMLDELTEGGEK
- a CDS encoding carboxymuconolactone decarboxylase family protein gives rise to the protein MELEDIVEILKSDPEKVIPELLDDVRKQYGEVPYIMNFMKDLPEIFIPKTLYDNSIMREFKNLDQETVELISIGVASALRCEHCLKMHLRIAKRKGIPKEKIFSAIMIGASLSNAAVLAESTRALASEFPDENEKKNGKDKEKEEEQCCDPDCEVCNIAGANVK
- a CDS encoding methanogenesis marker 6 protein yields the protein MTETKNEEITKYIVISSDKVLPADAAMRIYESEFPVTVKETCFGLIVTGPKEDVTAVVENIRQLDKNHIFVKDRGFPAGDERRCRASRGGGPRPGFHFLREEVEMLPAIGAALDELEASESVKKKPKEKCRLKVSDLEKIIEAELSR
- the mmp3 gene encoding methyl-coenzyme M reductase-associated protein Mmp3, whose product is MPITSNEISVEVNGQIYTLPAGSTLGDTLKVSGAPYIAGAAVGILKKAAEKRTEEITEYAINTPRGELIIEIKDPESSSGKLWAEHYKEYEGKNIHWESPEALAFGPFEADIKPSREKGSFEAFDVLFGAGGFDPHNTHLILSRKKHTAEYGSPEDGAFATIVTGRKIISKLSREDSILSIEPVIEWEQIAEKKCTTDLSTLLEDEDSVFTYFEVELSRNAPVGAEHFYSLTREGTLKVDVVTSSFISDDSLREVSVPYENFEQRREGAISVRTVGYGTGRTYISREERPSSLVHSVVGQVTKGLELIKLAEKGQKLSIESLPPQIVLLGHGFEEVEPVLSSIGIELIRDGYTGEDAVIVRQDPPTTLEILGEAKVTAYAVSREKLVEVELYSERAPKSVDFFRHSLGLKTKTVGKLPVYMIYDDTYLFKTEEEVVKYKEVLPENTPADRVLAGEIGVTNQAAKRMGTIGVRLVNDDLFGPTGEKFSSTNIIGRIIEPERLRGIKEGDAIYISEAAHRKAYNQKTENHDE
- a CDS encoding methanogenesis marker 7 protein; this translates as MAVLLPYLYTGGVHKHGLLIELMEDLGGYIIQKVVTGTEVNLIMLIPEKDVNVVKKLSDELLGVLMEAPLTGVEIAVVSPTLASHHLPHSACDVAEYLRHPGANTNMIGLARGMGRRVSLSMDYERKLINEHDIAVFTFGSFSDCITKKKPKLFEGIEIPIVVTGGPVELKTEDVPGADLYIGNIGRVSHRLRRTEEVNALDSLNEGVSKIADNIRKQQAKDPLAVLPARVMKEIENQVPEIRTVLSPAPLTLQLDGLRVKLPYDEFHEKIENLEFDEGVTLSELANISRSKMKNYILIKIKSKSDVGFAI